A window from Podospora bellae-mahoneyi strain CBS 112042 chromosome 1 map unlocalized CBS112042p_1, whole genome shotgun sequence encodes these proteins:
- a CDS encoding uncharacterized protein (EggNog:ENOG503PN1V) produces the protein MASLSEDRPLKKKKSRNIKLFKNGNPTPRPFLSRVFGMATTLVITLGLVGVVIYLRKTLPDGSKPSYASSSTLQARGGGAEGPTIIERQRNLFTLAPVFTAGPPILPGDFPIISSTVDCTTVMVPARQVKRQGYWHTYCSTSYFTITRTPTVTLTTKGPLFTLRPTRIFTFRLPSGSPVVDCTTYVIPDKLKRGEEVDCTTRYVPFTTSTRPTTTVTTTPTETPTETSTITPPTTRPPTSMTISTSSTVFSSTISTSTTTTTTTVEEISTMPTVVDPCATTWIDCQDRIEGKCLTFTLTLSDCPSTSTESVTTTTPIVTSTVTAPPIVDTCMATSVTCTTIPIILARGLRRADRIDCMTFFSTLEECISTSTTTATPSTSLQTSTASGNSKTITISPSFTSINLSTSTPGTEETTPASSSEQSTSAEVSTTDLPETLPPSEIESPTTVIIPSLTTSTATFASIPTAISISTSRNSLITTLTTAPTTTSTITPTTSPTASSAAITAVLPSTSATNTLTTIPSAMSVTTIPITIPTTTPETPSTVSPTISTNTPLTPSSVVSSNAESNPGSTTSTNVRIPGVSTSLQTETTNTESTSLISSTSGGTSTRNVQTTDPTNTATFWGTEAATETNSDPFVIAQVSSQPEPDSTALTVTGSSSSSVTSILTTNTETEEAAKSASSQESTIVTGSISSVVSSSATNPSRILSSTLSSPDTTHFSSFSSAQKSSGASTEEPTPIAQTGQTATGSATVGPGETTATSSPSPDTGAPALMSWPYWKITESLTGNHAPLIVGRGFMLMMGAFYQQVITHDPVRQLTSGGISATELVSPPIGASEFGLFVAQIGTIFVAGGTYVDTNYCNDLASPTNINPCPPKITGNPWVLDIIITILVIQAGVVAYTMSKWFQKPGRLSADPTTIAGVAAVMGHPQIEQQFSSFGGEITQQELLHALKGQKFKLGTFTTEDGVTKYGIMPVALYERKDRNQRGWWARTRDTVRSGFNKAMFFRNWKLNRLFLDVVFGLLLVALLGLTLASLANIDQPQKIFLPTAVASGVGMKILFALLGVLISSNWGRLFQDTQTFSPYFPLRDGEARPNPTILLNRHSSPICAFIPLLRNRHLAAASVAFTGIIAEFLIIALAGLPYRPGQLRSEFLFCGIASTIILCVMLVQLALVIIWRRKLPHLPRQPDTIAAVMTYVAGTSMVRDFYGLEEMKTRERNKAIVQMGKVYAYGWRQEPEGGIRWIVDEVPDAERKSFLSGTRRSAESSAGGRGWYRPRGREWRRDV, from the exons ATGGCGTCCCTCTCAGAAGATCGACCtttgaaaaaaaagaagagcagaAATATCAAACTCTTCA AAAATGGGAATCCCACACCAAGGCCCTTCTTGTCGAGAGTTTTTGGAATGGCTACAACTTTGGTGATTACATTGGggcttgttggtgttgtcatcTATCTGAGAAAGACTCTCCCAGACGGTTCAAAGCCAAGCTATGCCAGCTCATCCACACTGCAAgcgcgaggagggggagcggaGGGACCAACAATAATTGAACGCCAGAGAAACTTGTTTACCCTAGCGCCAGTCTTCACGGCTGGACCGCCAATACTGCCCGGAGACTTCCCGATCATTTCAAGCACTGTAGACTGCACAACGGTCATGGTTCCAGCGCGTCAAGTCAAACGACAGGGATATTGGCACACATACTGCTCGACAAGCTATTTCACAATTACTCGGACACCGACCGTAACTTTGACAACCAAGGGGCCGCTGTTCACTCTGAGGCCGACGAGAATATTTACTTTTAGACTTCCATCCGGCTCTCCTGTGGTAGATTGTACTACCTATGTTATCCCAGATAAGCTCAAGcgcggcgaggaggttgactGCACGACTAGATACGTGCCTttcaccacatccaccaggccaacaacaactgTAACGACTACCCCAACAGAGACCCCTACAGAGACCTCGACAATAACGCCTCCAACAACACGGCCGCCCACATCGATGACGATCTCGACCAGCTCAACAGTCTTCTCGTCCACAATATCAACatcgacaacgacaacaacaacaacagtggAAGAGATATCCACTATGCCAACCGTTGTTGATCCCTGCGCTACGACATGGATAGACTGTCAGGACCGCATCGAGGGTAAATGCCTCACGTTTACCTTGACACTTTCAGATTGcccttccacctcgaccgAAAGTGTGACAACCACCACGCCGATAGTTACGTCAACCGTCACTGCACCACCCATTGTCGATACATGCATGGCAACTTCGGTAACCTGTACAACCATACCAATTATTCTTGCAAGGGGTCTGAGAAGGGCGGACAGGATTGACTGTATGACGTTTTTTTCAACTTTGGAAGAATGCATCTCCACCTCAACAACTACTGCCACTCCTTCCACAAGCTTGCAGACTTCAACCGCTTCGGGAAATTCAAAAACAATTACCATCTCGCCATCATTCACTTCTATTAACTTGAGTACCTCCACCCCGGGTACGGAGGAAACTACACCCGCCTCTTCATCAGAGCAGTCAACGTCCGCCGAAGTCAGTACTACAGATCTTCCCGAGACACTACCACCCTCTGAGATAGAGTCTCCAACTACTGTTATAATTCCGTCTTTAACTACCTCAACAGCCACCTTTGCATCCATCCCAACAGCTATCTCTATATCCACCTCAAGAAACTCTCTTATCACCACTCTAACAA CTGCTCCAACAACTACCTCAACTATTACTCCAACTACTAGTCCAACggcctcctcagcagccatcaCAGCGGTTCTTCCTTCGACTTCTGCGACCAATACTTTGACAACAATACCCTCTGCAATGTCAGTAACAACCATTCCGATAACGATTCCTACTACGACGCCAGAGACTCCATCAACGGTCTCACCAACGATTTCGACAAATACCCCCTTGACTCCGTCATCGGTTGTGTCTTCAAATGCCGAATCCAATCCAggctcaacaacctcaacaaaTGTGCGGATTCCCGGAGTAAGCACTAGCCTCCAGACCGAGACGACAAACACGGAGTCGACCAGCTTAATCTCTTCAACTTCAGGTGGAACTTCGACGCGGAATGTGCAGACCACGGATCCTACAAACACAGCAACGTTTTGGGGGACTGAAGCAGCGACAGAGACAAACTCGGACCCATTTGTTATTGCCCAAGTATCGTCTCAACCGGAGCCCGATTCTACAGCTTTGACTGTGACTGGTTCTAGCTCGAGTTCGGTGACGTCAATTCTGACAACAAATACGGAGACTGAGGAAGCTGCCAAGTCAGCTTCTTCCCAAGAATCGACAATTGTCACGGGGTCAATCTCGTCCGTCGTATCATCTTCTGCGACCAATCCATCCAGGATTTTGTCCTCCACGCTGTCTAGCCCCGACACAACCCATTTTTCATCTTTCTCCTCTGCTCAGAAATCTTCTGGGGCTTCAACTGAAGAACCCACACCGATAGCCCAAACAGGTCAAACAGCGACCGGCTCAGCAACCGTTGGTCCAGGTGAAACCacagcaacatcatcaccaagcccAGATACAGGCGCCCCAGCCCTCATGTCATGGCCATATTGGAAGATCACAGAGTCCCTCACTGGAAACCATGCCCCTCTGATCGTAGGGCGAGGTTTCATGCTCATGATGGGTGCCTTCTACCAACAGGTCATCACCCATGACCCAGTCAGGCAGCTCACAAGCGGGGGCATCTCTGCCACAGAACTTGTCAGTCCCCCGATCGGAGCTTCAGAGTTTGGTCTCTTTGTAGCTCAAATTGGCACCATCTTCGTAGCCGGTGGGACATACGTCGATACCAACTACTGCAACGACCTCGCATctcccaccaacatcaacccctgTCCTCCCAAAATCACCGGAAATCCATGGGttctcgacatcatcattaCCATTCTGGTGATCCAAGCCGGGGTGGTAGCCTACACGATGAGCAAGTGGTTCCAAAAGCCAGGGCGCCTCTCGGCCGACCCTACTACCATTGCCGGCGTGGCAGCCGTAATGGGCCATCCACAGATTGAACAGCAGTTTTCGTCTTTTGGCGGGGAGATCACACAACAGGAACTGCTGCATGCCCTCAAGGGGCAGAAATTCAAGCTCGGGACTTTTACCACCGAGGATGGGGTCACAAAGTATGGGATAATGCCTGTGGCTTTGTATGAGAGGAAGGATAGGAAccagagggggtggtgggcgaggacgagggacACCGTCCGGTCGGGGTTCAACAAGGCGATGTTTTTTAGGAACTGGAAGCTGAATAGGCTgtttcttgatgttgttttcggactgttgctggtggctcTGCTTGGGCTAACGCTGGCTTCGTTGGCGAATATTGACCAGCCGCAAAAGATATTTTTGCCGACGGCTGTTGCTAGTGGAGTCGGGATGAAGATTTTGTTTGCGCTTTTGGGGGTGCTGATCTCGTCGaattgggggaggttgtttCAGG ATACCCAAACCTTCAGCCCCTATTTTCCCCTGAGAGACGGAGAAGCACGGCCAAACCCAACCATTCTCCTAAACCGCCACAGCAGCCCCATCTGCGCTTTCATTCCCCTCCTACGCAACAGACATCTTGCTGCAGCGTCAGTGGCATTCACCGGGATCATCGCAGAGTttctcatcatcgccctcgCTGGCCTGCCTTATCGACCGGGTCAGCTTCGATCCGAGTTCTTGTTTTGCGGCATCGCTAGTACCATCATCCTCTGCGTCATGCTAGTGCAGTTGGCACTGGTGATTATCTGGCGCAGGAAGCTGCCTCACTTGCCCCGCCAGCCGGATACAATTGCTGCGGTGATGACATACGTCGCTGGCACGAGCATGGTGAGAGACTTTTATGGGTTGGAAGAGATGAAGACCAGGGAGAGGAACAAGGCGATTGTCCAAATGGGCAAAGTGTATGCGTATGGGTGGAGGCAAGAGCCGGAGGGCGGGATAAGATGGATTGTGGATGAGGTTCCTGACgcggagaggaagagctTCTTGTCCGGGACGAGAAGGAGTGCAGAGTCGTCGgccggagggaggggttggtaTAGACCGAGGGGCCGGGAATGGAGGAGGGACGTATAG
- a CDS encoding uncharacterized protein (EggNog:ENOG503PQT7) — protein sequence MRAFIQTIVFFLLSLQMVAALVIPVPLKTSSTPRRRDTSKESESALPPTQYKITDFYGQAACHNVLTSCRADSDCCSGLQCGNFEGEMLCTPRG from the exons ATGCGAGCCTTCATCCAGAccatcgtcttcttcctgctcAGCCTGCAAATGGTTGCTGCGTTGGTCATTCCAGTTCCTCTCAAGACCTCATCTACTCCCCGGCGACGAGATACATCGAAGGAGTCTGAGTCAGCGTTGCCGCCAACCCAGTACAAGATCACCGACTTCTACGGCCAAGCA GCATGCCACAACGTCTTGACATCGTGCCGCGCGGATTCCGACTGTTGCTCTGGGCTGCAGTGTGGAAACTTTGAAGGGGAGATGCTGTGTACGCCTCGAGGTTAA